Proteins encoded by one window of Passer domesticus isolate bPasDom1 chromosome 10, bPasDom1.hap1, whole genome shotgun sequence:
- the KLHL41 gene encoding kelch-like protein 41: MYLYLASEIKLQRLQAGQKAHWSAFFTDKPLGRQQLKLSTPSPFPSVCEMDSQRELTEELRLYQSTLLQDGLKELLEEKKFVDCSLKAGDRSLPCHRLILSACSPYFREYFLSEQNEEKKKEVVLDNVDPNILDMIVKYLYSASIDLNDSNVQDIFALASRFQIPSVFTVCVSYLQKRLAVGNCLAILRLGVLLDCPRLAFSARDFVSDHFVQICKEEDFMQLAPHELISVISPDSLNVEKEELVFEAVMRWVRTDKENRVKSLVEIFDCIRFRLMPEKYFKEQVEKDDIIKSNSDLQKKVKIIKDAFAGKLPDSSKSTEKSTKGEVNGDVGDEDLLPGYLNDLPRHGMFVKDLILLVNDTAAVAYDPLENECYLAALAEQIPRNHSSIVTKQNQVYIVGGLYVEEENKDQPFQSYFFQLDSIAGEWVALPPLPSARCLFGLGESDNKIYVIAGKDLRTEESLDSVLCYDPVAMKWGEIKKLPIKVYGHATISNNGLIYCLGGKTDDKKCTNRLFVYNPKKGDWRDLAPMKVPRSMFGTAIHKGKIVIAGGVTEEGLTASVEAFDLTTNKWELMPEFPQERSSISLVTLSGALYAIGGFAMIQLESKEFAPSEVTDIWKYDDEKKEWVGILKEIRYATGASCLATRLNLFKLSKL, from the exons ATGTACCTATATTTAGCTAGTGAGATTAAGTTGCAGAGGCTTCAAGCAGGGCAAAAAGCACATTGGTCTGCCTTTTTCACAGACAAACCTTTGGGCAGACAACAGCTAAAGCTTTCTACTCCCTCCCCTTTCCCAAGTGTTTGTGAAATGGATTCCCAAAGGGAACTCACTGAAGAGCTCAGACTTTATCAATCCACCCTCCTTCAGGATGGCCTCAAGGAACTCCTTGAAGAGAAAAAGTTTGTAGATTGCTCTCTAAAAGCTGGTGACAGAAGCCTGCCTTGCCACAGATTGATTCTGTCGGCATGTAGCCCTTATTTTCGTGAGTATTTCTTATCTGAgcaaaatgaagagaaaaagaaggaagtaGTTCTAGATAATGTTGACCCCAACATCTTGGATATGATTGTCAAATACCTTTATTCAGCAAGTATTGATCTCAATGATTCTAATGTGCAAGATATTTTTGCTTTGGCCAGCCGCTTTCAGATCCCTTCTGTATTCACTGTGTGTGTCTCCTACCTTCAGAAGAGGCTTGCTGTTGGTAACTGTCTGGCCATCCTTCGGTTAGGTGTTCTGCTTGATTGCCCAAGACTTGCATTTTCTGCCCGTGATTTTGTTTCAGATCACTTTGTGCAGATCTGCAAAGAAGAGGACTTCATGCAGCTTGCCCCTCATGAACTTATCTCAGTTATTTCACCTGACAGTTTAAATGTAGAGAAGGAAGAACTGGTATTTGAAGCAGTAATGAGATGGGTCCGAACAGACAAGGAGAACAGAGTAAAAAGCCTGGTGGAAATTTTTGACTGCATACGTTTTCGTCTAAtgccagaaaaatatttcaaagaacaGGTTGAGAAGGATGATATAATTAAAAGCAACTCAGATCTTCAGAAAAAAGTAAAGATTATTAAGGATGCTTTTGCTGGAAAACTGCCTGATTCTAgcaaaagcacagaaaagtcAACCAAAGGGGAAGTGAATGGCGATGTAGGAGATGAAGATTTACTGCCTGGCTACCTAAATGACCTTCCCAGGCATGGCATGTTCGTCAAAGACCTGATTCTTCTGGTTAATGACACAGCTGCAGTAGCTTATGATCCTCTTGAAAATGAATGCTACCTGGCAGCCCTTGCAGAACAGATTCCCAGAAATCATTCCAGTATAGTCACCAAACAAAATCAGGTCTATATTGTTGGAGGACTCTATGTGGAAGAGGAGAACAAGGATCAGCCTTTCCAGTCATACTTCTTCCAG CTGGATAGCATTGCTGGTGAGTGGGTTGCCCTTCCTCCACTGCCGTCAGCCAGGTGTCTCTTCGGGCTGGGAGAGTCAGACAACAAGATCTATGTGATAGCAGGCAAGGACCTTCGCACGGAGGAGTCGCTAGATTCAGTCTTGTGCTATGACCCTGT GGCAATGAAATGGGGTGAGATCAAAAAACTGCCCATCAAAGTATATGGCCATGCAACTATCTCAAACAATGGACTGATATATTGTCTTGGTGGAAAAACTGATGATAA GAAATGCACTAATAGATTATTTGTGTACAATCCCAAGAAAGGAGACTGGAGAGACCTGGCTCCAATGAAAGTGCCTCGCTCGATGTTTGGAACAGCCATCCATAAGGGCAAGATTGTCATTGCAGGTGGTGTCACTGAGGAAGGCCTTACTGCATCTGTTGAAGCTTTTGATCTGACCACCAATAA ATGGGAGCTAATGCCTGAATTTCCCCAAGAGAGAAGTTCCATTAGTTTAGTCACTTTAAGCGGAGCTTTATATGCTATTGGAGGCTTTGCAATGATTCAGCTTGAATCTAAAGAATTTGCACCTAGTGAAGTCACTGACATATGGAA gtATGATGATGAGAAGAAAGAATGGGTTGGCATACTGAAAGAGATCCGATATGCTACTGGAGCCTCCTGCCTGGCCACACGCTTAAACCTCTTCAAGTTATCAAAACTGTAA
- the FASTKD1 gene encoding FAST kinase domain-containing protein 1, mitochondrial yields MLCVRQVCLFTLRRYQARTLCSDLLLSQINDCTHEDEVFSLVGRNKARLSEKHVGNALNMLWQLQKKRPFLLRTSDYVRNHSQFLTLCVLAENKVEHMEDEVIVDTLYSILRLNVEDHISLAKVLVTEAWKRLERLSLPALSKFALCLYKQHRHFSPIIGQVAHIVDMKLDSIQDIRILSVLMISISEVITESFRDRLLHKAEQLLEEHEAHFNYARRTLQFLQTVKLKYHPLLEKCNRIFLKSASHLDIRSISHIFGLYEQLGFDNAEFRLLAKQLLSETIDDHFDPERFAKLFFSLGPMAGSKVRERLLATAVNMAEEFSSHQVLMILKTMRKMKCRNSHLLKKMASVLHRHLDSYHVLQLVKLTQYLVALHCQDLELFAKLKMLLLSYLKSSVIPADTAAVIRVLAMLPSFQVEEMIINKAAAVLPQCRLHHLNYIATALVKWNHHGQFHWQNSSELCAKLLQKLNDYGFQRLQKANNLNLLLEELPYVNGEWFEEVLNEETLAMCQHLRDQITWANVLPLSYFLIKSEHRCPALFDRIASVTVENIDKIPTSEIYFILFLFSALNYDPPDNEEFFKSCIQHLTSNLSHLETHHLVLLGHVLAMAGYFPPVLITTIFNVSFLSKLDAQLQVLPDKVKKRVHLSLMKLNRAVCLECPEFHIPWFHEPYCKRVFHNSMSQINPQRQHIHRMLTEILGGSHYSRVSVVTPYYYEIDFECVLDVNKKPLSYVAQNIALGGVGGIHLRHDIKDEGRKALPPGAQRIALEFLDSKAFSKDYSRHLKGEPAVKKRHLEMLGYRVVQIPHFEWNSMVLSTKSEQLEYLRQQLYGIQ; encoded by the exons atgctttgtgtGAGGCAGGTTTGCTTGTTCACACTGAGGCGTTACCAGGCTCGGACTCTGTGTAGTGATCTGCTTTTGAGCCAGATAAATGACTGCACCCATGAAGATGAAGTGTTCAGCCTTGTTGGAAGGAACAAGGCCAGACTTTCTGAAAAGCACGTGGGAAATGCATTGAACATGCTGTGGCAATTGCAAAAGAAGAGGCCCTTTCTCTTAAGGACCAGTGACTACGTAAGAAATCACTCCCAGTTTCTTACCCTTTGCGTTTTGGCAGAAAACAAGGTGGAGCACATGGAAGATGAGGTGATAGTGGACACCTTGTATAGCATCTTGAG GCTTAATGTTGAAGACCATATTTCTCTAGCAAAAGTGCTTGTTACAGAAGCGTGGAAAAGATTAGAAAG GCTTAGTTTGCCTGCTCTGTCTAAATTCGCTCTGTGCTTATACAAGCAACACAGGCACTTCAGTCCCATAATTGGCCAAGTAGCTCATATTGTGGACATGAAACTGGATTCTATACAGGATATAAG GATCTTGTCAGTTTTGATGATCAGCATATCTGAAGTTATCACGGAGAGTTTTCGAGATCGATTACTACACAAGGCTGAACAGCTCTTAGAAGAGCATGAAGCCCACTTCAACTATGCCAGAAGAACATTACAGTTTCTCCAAACTGTTAAACTGAAATATCATCCACTGCTAGAAAAATGCAACAGGATTTTCCTTAAAAGCGCCTCTCATCTTGATATACGCAGTATTAGTCATATTTTTGGACTGTATGAGCAGCTGGGTTTTGACAATGCTGAATTTCGCTTGCTTGCTAAACAGCTGCTATCTGAAACTATAGATGATCATTTTGATCCTGAAAGATTtgcaaagttatttttttctcttgggcCTATGGCAGGATCCAAGGTTAGAGAAAG GTTGTTAGCAACTGCAGTAAACATGGCAGAAGAATTTAGCAGTCACCAAGTATTGATGATACTGAAGACTATGCGGaaaatgaaatgcagaaatTCTCATCTACTCAAAAA GATGGCTTCTGTTCTGCACAGACACTTGGATAGCTATCACGTGTTACAGTTGGTAAAGTTAACGCAGTACTTGGTGGCGTTGCATTGCCAGGATCTGGAGCTGTTTGCCAAACTAAAAATGTTACTATTAAG TTATTTAAAATCTAGCGTGATACCTGCTGATACTGCAGCTGTAATTCGTGTTCTGGCCATGCTTCCTTCTTTCCAAGTGGAGGAAATGATTataaacaaagcagcagcagttttgCCTCAATGCAGACTCCATCACTTGAATTACATTGCTACAGCCCTTGTCAAGTGGAATCACCATGGCCAGTTTCACTGGCAaaacagctctgagctctgtgccAAGCTTCTCCAAAAACTAAATGACTATGGATTTCAGAGGCTTCAGAAAGCCAACAACTTAAATCTTCTGTTGGAAGAACTTCCATATGTGAATGGAGAGTGGTTTGAAGAAGTCCTGAATGAGGAAACTCTGGCCATGTGTCAGCACTTGAGAGATCAAATAACATGGGCAAATGTTTTACCCTTGTCTTATTTTCTCATAAAATCAGAGCATCGTTGTCCTGCATTATTTGACAGAATAGCATCTGTGACTGTTGAAAATATAGACAAG ATTCCCACCTCTGAAATCTATTttattctcttccttttctctgctttgAATTATGACCCTCCTGACAATGAAGAATTCTTTAAGAGTTGTATCCAACATCTTACTTCTAACTTGA GTCATCTTGAAACTCATCACTTGGTGCTGCTTGGTCATGTTTTGGCAATGGCTGGGTATTTTCCTCCAGTTCTGATAACAACAATATTTAATGTTTCCTTCCTAAGCAAACTGGATGCTCAACTTCAAG tcCTGCCTGATAAGGTGAAGAAGAGAGTCCACTTGAGCCTCATGAAATTGAACAGAGCAGTCTGTCTGGAGTGCCCAGAGTTTCACATCCCCTGGTTTCATGAGCCATACTGCAAACGTGTCTTTCATAACA GCATGAGCCAAATAAATCCACAGCGACAGCATATTCACAGGATGCTGACAGAGATCTTAGGAGGGAGCCATTACTCAAGAGTATCTGTTGTCACACCATACTACTATGAAATAG ATTTTGAGTGTGTCCTGGATGTAAATAAAAAGCCTCTTTCCTATGTGGCTCAGAATATAGCTTTGGGTGGTGTGGGGGGAATACACTTGAGACATGACATCAAGGATGAAGGGAGAAAGGCTCTGCCACCAGGAGCCCAAAG AATTGCTTTGGAATTTCTTGATTCAAAAGCCTTTAGCAAAGATTATTCACGTCATCTGAAAGGAGAACCTGCAGTGAAAAAGCGACACCTGGAAATGCTGGGGTACCGAGTTGTTCAG ATTCCTCACTTTGAATGGAATTCCATGGTTCTGTCAACAAAAAGTGAACAGCTGGAATACCTGAGACAGCAGCTATATGGAATACAGTGA
- the BBS5 gene encoding Bardet-Biedl syndrome 5 protein has protein sequence MSGVLDVLWEDRDVRFDISPQQMKMRPGEVLIDCLESVEDTKGNNGDRGKLLVTNLRIIWRSLSLPRVNLSVGYNCVINITTRTANSKLRGQTEALYILTKCNNTRFEFIFTNVVPGSPRLFTSVIAVHRAYETSKMYRDLKLRSALIQNKQLRLLPQEQIYDKVNGVWNLSSDQGNLGTFFITNVRIVWHANMNDSFNVSIPYLQIRSIKMRDSKFGLALVIESSQQSGGYVLGFKIDPVEKLQEAVKEINSLHKVYSANPIFGVDYEMEEKPQPLEDLTVEQVPDDVEIEADEHTDAFVAYFADENKQHDREPVFSEELGLAIEKLKDGFTLQGLWEVMT, from the exons ATGAGCGGGGTGCTGGACGTGCTGTGGGAGGACAGGGATGTCCGCTTCGACATCTCCCCGCA ACAAATGAAAATGAGACCTGGAGAGGTCCTTATAGACTGCTTAGAGTCTGTTGAAGATACCAAAGGAAACAATGGAGACAGAG GCAAACTGCTTGTGACAAATTTGCGGATCATTTGGCGCTCACTGTCGTTGCCCAGAGTCAACCTCT CTGTCGGTTACAACTGTGTTATAAATATAACAACAAGAACTGCCAACTCA AAATTACGAGGGCAGACAGAAGCTCTGTATATATTGACTAAATGTAACAATACTCGGTTTGAGTTCATATTTACCAATGTTGTTCCTGGAAGTCCCAGACTCTTCACTTCAGTTATTGCTGTGCACAG AGCTTATGAGACTTCCAAAATGTATCGTGATCTGAAGCTGAGAAGTGCATTGATTCAAAACAAGCAACTGAGATTGTTACCACAAGAACAAATATATGATAAAGTCAATGGAGTTTGGAATTTATCAAGTGACCAG GGAAATCTGGGAACATTTTTTATTACTAATGTGAGGATAGTTTGGCATGCAAATATGAATGACAGCTTTAATGTCAGCATACCATATCTACAAATC CGTTCAATAAAAATGAGAGACTCAAAGTTTGGCTTGGCACTTGTGATAGAGAGTTCTCAGCAG AGTGGAGGATATGTACTTGGTTTTAAAATCGACCCTGTAGAGAAACTACAGGAGGCAGTGAAAGAGATTAATTCACTTCACAAAGTTTATTCAGCTAATCCTATATTTGGAGTGGATTATGAAATGGAAGAAAAG CCTCAACCCCTTGAAGACCTAACAGTGGAGCAGGTTCCAGATGATGTAGAAATAGAAGCTGATGAACATACAGATGCTTTTGTG gCTTACTTTGCTGATGAAAACAAG CAACATGATCGGGAGCCTGTTTTTTCAGAAGAACTGGGACTTGCAATAGAGAAGCTAAAGGATGGATTCACACTCCAGGGACTCTGGGAAGTAATGACCTGA